In Patescibacteria group bacterium, the genomic window TTGTATCATTGTAGTACATATTCCATAATCGTAATTTGTATTTTAATTCTTCAAAACTATTACACGTATTCCGTTCGTAAAAGTGTTCTTGATCTGTTCGATGTGATCGTTCGACCTTGCCGTTTTGTGCTGGCTTGCCGGGATCAATCAAATAATGGGTAATATCCATAGTATTACACAAAACATCAAGATCATGAAGTCGTA contains:
- a CDS encoding integrase core domain-containing protein → RLHDLDVLCNTMDITHYLIDPGKPAQNGKVERSHRTDQEHFYERNTCNSFEELKYKLRLWNMYYNDTKHCGLNGKTPNQTLGLRVQNVRI